The following are encoded together in the Candidatus Omnitrophota bacterium genome:
- a CDS encoding ATP-binding protein: MRFNPFRPGSIVPPGMFCGRIEEIMALERILFQTSKGNPNHFLLQGERGIGKSSLLYYMQCVATGQILALDGQKFKFIKVNLELTPANSYVDIIKKLGTELQREVASYSGAKELLKTAWSFLKNWEVAGVRYNTPATSLNPEELLDDLTHTISKTLEEFGGEISGIIVLIDEADKPNESARLGELLKILTERLTKKGADRICFGLSGLPDVVRKLKSSHESSPRIFEIFTLQCLSLEERKEVVRSGLRRAEKENGFAVTITPEAENWIGWWSEGFPHFVQQFAHSAFDTDIDNNIDENDVDKGAFKENGAFQQLGVKYFEEMYFDKINSDEYREVLKAMSQIDIEIKGSWISRQQIRDKLDKNEIKMKPTTFNNAVRTLLQRKIIVPKPGSKGQYRFPTTSFGVWIRGYSQAKIQSAALK, from the coding sequence ATGAGATTTAATCCATTTCGTCCTGGTAGTATCGTTCCTCCCGGAATGTTTTGTGGGCGCATCGAAGAAATTATGGCCCTAGAACGTATTTTATTCCAGACATCCAAAGGTAATCCTAATCATTTTTTATTGCAAGGTGAAAGGGGGATTGGTAAATCTTCATTGCTGTACTATATGCAATGTGTGGCGACTGGACAGATACTAGCGCTCGATGGACAGAAGTTTAAATTTATTAAAGTGAATTTGGAATTGACGCCTGCAAATTCGTATGTAGATATCATTAAGAAGCTAGGTACAGAACTTCAGAGAGAAGTGGCGTCATATAGTGGCGCGAAGGAATTACTTAAAACAGCTTGGAGCTTCCTGAAAAATTGGGAAGTTGCCGGAGTCAGATATAATACGCCTGCTACATCACTTAATCCTGAGGAATTATTAGATGATTTAACGCATACGATTTCAAAGACTTTGGAAGAATTTGGTGGTGAGATAAGCGGAATTATAGTTTTGATTGATGAAGCTGACAAACCAAATGAATCTGCCAGGTTAGGCGAGTTATTAAAAATTTTAACCGAACGTTTAACAAAAAAAGGTGCAGATAGAATTTGTTTTGGATTATCGGGCTTGCCAGATGTGGTAAGAAAACTAAAAAGTAGTCATGAGTCTTCGCCACGTATCTTTGAAATTTTTACTTTGCAATGTTTATCCCTAGAAGAAAGAAAAGAGGTTGTGCGTTCTGGATTAAGACGTGCAGAGAAAGAAAATGGTTTTGCAGTAACAATTACGCCTGAAGCAGAAAATTGGATTGGATGGTGGTCGGAAGGTTTTCCTCATTTTGTACAACAGTTTGCACATTCTGCTTTTGACACGGATATCGATAATAATATAGATGAAAATGATGTTGATAAAGGTGCTTTTAAGGAAAATGGGGCTTTTCAACAACTTGGGGTAAAATATTTTGAAGAAATGTATTTTGATAAAATTAATTCAGATGAATATAGGGAAGTTCTAAAAGCGATGTCTCAAATAGATATTGAAATAAAAGGAAGCTGGATTTCAAGGCAGCAGATTAGGGATAAATTAGATAAAAATGAAATTAAAATGAAGCCGACAACTTTCAATAATGCAGTTAGAACATTATTACAAAGAAAGATTATTGTCCCTAAGCCTGGTTCTAAAGGTCAGTATCGGTTTCCTACAACTTCTTTTGGTGTATGGATACGGGGATATTCTCAGGCAAAAATACAATCAGCAGCCTTGAAATAA
- a CDS encoding DUF5674 family protein yields the protein MEIVDKKITINELKKTAANTFGDLVKAVVDVDRELIALDAELHSDLEALLIEDGSKQKSLWGINLYPELKGDGFIEFDSLINIRPSVPNRSRGVENEEMQKRIILIVAKWIIL from the coding sequence ATGGAAATAGTAGATAAGAAAATTACAATAAACGAGCTTAAGAAAACAGCTGCAAATACTTTTGGGGATTTGGTAAAAGCAGTTGTTGATGTGGATAGGGAGTTAATCGCCCTTGATGCCGAGCTTCATTCGGATTTGGAAGCGCTGCTTATTGAGGATGGATCGAAGCAGAAAAGTTTATGGGGGATTAACCTTTATCCGGAATTAAAAGGAGATGGGTTTATTGAATTTGATTCACTGATTAATATACGTCCGTCCGTACCAAATAGAAGTCGCGGCGTGGAAAACGAAGAAATGCAGAAAAGAATAATATTGATAGTCGCTAAATGGATAATCCTATGA
- a CDS encoding type II toxin-antitoxin system RelE/ParE family toxin, giving the protein MGRIVSYYYLTESGKCPVREFIDSLDFKTQRKFFFVKELLEEFGHKLPYPHAKYIGNDVFELRFRGQEGHIRVLYFFYHQDRVIFTNGFIKKTGKTPKNEIETAIERRSKYLSKTKGDDYNEDRKSR; this is encoded by the coding sequence GTGGGTAGGATAGTAAGCTATTATTATTTGACAGAATCCGGCAAATGTCCGGTAAGAGAATTTATAGATTCTTTGGATTTTAAAACACAACGTAAGTTCTTTTTTGTTAAAGAGTTATTAGAAGAATTTGGCCATAAACTGCCTTATCCGCATGCTAAATATATAGGAAATGATGTATTTGAGCTAAGATTTAGAGGACAAGAGGGGCATATAAGAGTTTTATATTTCTTTTACCATCAAGATAGGGTTATATTTACTAACGGATTTATTAAGAAAACCGGCAAAACGCCAAAGAATGAAATAGAAACAGCAATAGAAAGAAGAAGTAAATATTTAAGCAAAACCAAAGGGGATGATTATAATGAAGATAGAAAGAGTAGATGA
- a CDS encoding MMPL family transporter, which translates to MKLERLTQIGLDRPKLIIGLVIVISLFFMAQFPKITIDTDPKHMLPADSPVRQYNDKVEKDFVLHPDVIVLGIVNTDGVFNPQTLTYIKDLTNAVRQIPGVIVRDVDSLSTVENVFSNEGELVVRPALGDIPQTESTLSALRKSILDNSLFAGRFISSDGKAVAIFIPIEPTANGKEIADKIRTVLPKNSGQNHFYLAGDPVARDTFGTEMFRQMALFSPIAGFVMCVALWFMFRNVTVIIANMAVAMISIIWSMGGMIGLGLPVHIMSSMAPVFLMAIATDAVHIFNEFAFRLGEGHDKRKAILETMKVVAHPVFYSDVTTAVGFAALATVTIVPVKIFGLVVAFGTLVILLMSYTFVPALLMLIPEKHILKLASAQGKGDKLPPSLLRLGRFCVEKAKPIILVGIVLFIVAMAGLTRIHVNNNMVHWFKFNSEVRSADRLMNKYLGGTSTAYLVVQAKDDGAVGDPVFLRQIEGLQRELEKDPLVGKTFSLADYIKRTNLVMHDDAPLFNRIPDSKQEVGQYLFLLQSAAKPRHLDNVADFSLKTANIIIQLKSWDADTMKSVISRANSFFASHPLPEGANFKPAGIAYFNMVWNHEVLWGMVNSFLWGLVLVLILLLFQTRSFLWGVLSFLPLLFTIALIYGVVGLIGKDFDMPVAVLSTLSLGMAIDFAIHFVGRFHQRYKEDPRLKEALIWTVARPGKGIFLNATLFATGFAVMAFAALTPYITVGVFMAAIMVLSSVMSVIYLPALIQLGRRKLIKEGGV; encoded by the coding sequence ATGAAACTCGAACGTTTAACGCAAATCGGTTTAGACCGCCCTAAGCTTATTATTGGACTCGTAATTGTCATTAGCCTTTTCTTCATGGCGCAGTTTCCAAAGATTACAATCGATACCGATCCCAAGCATATGCTTCCTGCGGATTCTCCCGTTCGCCAGTATAACGATAAGGTGGAAAAAGACTTTGTCCTTCATCCTGATGTGATTGTATTAGGAATAGTCAATACGGATGGGGTTTTTAACCCGCAGACCCTTACCTATATTAAGGATCTGACGAATGCTGTTCGGCAGATCCCCGGCGTAATCGTGCGGGATGTGGATAGTTTGTCAACCGTAGAGAATGTATTTTCTAATGAGGGTGAGCTTGTTGTCAGGCCTGCTTTAGGTGATATTCCACAGACTGAAAGTACGCTATCAGCTTTGCGCAAAAGCATTTTAGATAACTCGCTTTTTGCGGGGCGATTTATTTCTTCGGACGGGAAAGCCGTAGCGATCTTTATCCCTATAGAGCCGACCGCCAACGGTAAGGAAATAGCAGATAAAATCCGTACAGTACTGCCGAAAAATTCAGGTCAGAATCATTTTTATCTTGCAGGAGATCCGGTTGCCCGCGATACATTCGGAACAGAGATGTTTCGCCAGATGGCACTTTTTTCTCCTATAGCTGGTTTTGTGATGTGTGTCGCGTTATGGTTTATGTTTCGCAATGTCACCGTGATTATTGCTAACATGGCTGTTGCAATGATCAGTATCATCTGGAGCATGGGAGGAATGATCGGCTTAGGGCTTCCTGTCCATATCATGAGCTCTATGGCCCCGGTATTTTTAATGGCTATTGCAACCGATGCGGTTCACATTTTTAATGAGTTTGCCTTCCGATTAGGTGAAGGGCACGATAAACGCAAGGCCATTCTGGAAACAATGAAAGTTGTTGCTCATCCAGTCTTTTATTCGGATGTCACCACAGCCGTGGGTTTTGCCGCGCTTGCGACAGTTACCATCGTTCCGGTCAAGATTTTCGGGCTTGTTGTTGCGTTTGGGACACTGGTTATCCTTCTTATGAGCTATACCTTTGTTCCGGCTCTACTTATGCTTATTCCCGAAAAGCATATTTTAAAGCTTGCATCAGCGCAGGGAAAAGGAGATAAGCTACCCCCGTCGCTTTTACGTTTGGGACGTTTTTGTGTAGAAAAGGCCAAGCCAATCATACTTGTGGGTATCGTGCTGTTTATAGTGGCGATGGCAGGCCTTACGCGCATTCATGTTAATAACAATATGGTCCATTGGTTTAAATTCAATAGTGAAGTCAGGTCCGCAGATCGTCTCATGAATAAATATCTCGGTGGAACTTCCACAGCCTATTTGGTCGTTCAGGCCAAAGACGATGGTGCTGTGGGGGATCCCGTGTTTTTACGTCAAATTGAAGGCCTTCAGCGTGAATTGGAAAAAGACCCCCTTGTTGGGAAGACATTTTCCCTGGCAGACTATATTAAACGCACGAATCTGGTTATGCATGATGATGCACCGCTATTCAATCGCATACCGGATTCTAAGCAAGAAGTAGGGCAATACCTGTTTCTTTTACAATCAGCGGCAAAACCTCGGCACCTTGATAACGTTGCTGATTTTTCTCTTAAAACTGCCAATATAATTATTCAGTTGAAAAGTTGGGATGCTGATACGATGAAGTCAGTAATTAGCCGGGCAAATAGCTTCTTTGCTTCGCATCCGTTGCCGGAAGGAGCGAATTTTAAACCAGCTGGAATCGCCTATTTTAATATGGTATGGAACCATGAGGTGCTTTGGGGGATGGTTAACAGCTTCCTCTGGGGGCTCGTTCTGGTATTGATACTCCTTCTCTTCCAGACCCGTTCGTTTTTGTGGGGGGTATTGAGTTTTCTGCCGCTTCTTTTCACAATCGCGTTGATTTATGGCGTAGTCGGGTTAATCGGAAAAGACTTTGATATGCCGGTTGCCGTGCTATCCACACTTTCCTTGGGCATGGCTATTGATTTTGCTATCCATTTCGTTGGGCGGTTCCATCAGCGGTATAAAGAAGACCCTCGCCTTAAAGA
- a CDS encoding helix-turn-helix transcriptional regulator: protein MKIERVDEHLKEKLKDPYFKELYELEEQKLKIVKHIIDYRIKNDLTQGDLAKKIGVTQQHISKIENGEFSSMSTLEKVLLSIGYTVKIQATPLRGSIRHRIEQIIHPKKKVQFA, encoded by the coding sequence ATGAAGATAGAAAGAGTAGATGAACATTTAAAAGAGAAGTTAAAAGACCCTTATTTTAAAGAACTATATGAGCTTGAAGAGCAAAAATTAAAGATTGTCAAGCACATCATTGACTATCGCATCAAAAATGATTTAACACAAGGAGATCTTGCTAAAAAGATAGGGGTGACGCAGCAGCACATATCAAAAATAGAAAATGGCGAATTTAGCAGCATGTCTACACTTGAAAAGGTGCTTTTATCCATAGGCTATACTGTAAAGATCCAGGCAACGCCATTACGGGGAAGTATAAGGCATAGAATAGAGCAGATTATTCATCCCAAGAAAAAAGTTCAGTTCGCGTAA
- a CDS encoding metalloregulator ArsR/SmtB family transcription factor, with amino-acid sequence MDKNMEERMFQMHAEVCKSMANPTRLKIINLLGEGEKSVEELRKSLKLPKANLSQHLSILRQRRIVAARREGLNVYYKCANQKMLKACAILREVLMEQLADSGRLGKWIDKGEK; translated from the coding sequence ATGGATAAGAATATGGAAGAGCGAATGTTTCAAATGCATGCCGAGGTTTGTAAAAGCATGGCTAACCCAACACGGTTAAAGATCATAAATTTATTGGGCGAAGGAGAAAAAAGCGTTGAAGAATTAAGGAAAAGTCTCAAATTACCTAAAGCGAATCTTTCTCAACATTTGAGCATACTACGCCAGCGTAGGATCGTTGCCGCAAGAAGAGAGGGTCTTAATGTTTACTATAAATGCGCAAATCAAAAAATGCTCAAAGCCTGTGCGATCTTACGAGAAGTGTTGATGGAGCAACTCGCAGACAGCGGCCGTTTAGGTAAATGGATAGATAAGGGGGAGAAATGA